From a single Verrucomicrobiota bacterium genomic region:
- a CDS encoding ThuA domain-containing protein, with product MKTHPLASIMALATALAFPAAAADSPKPLRALLVLGGCCHDYTRQMEILKKGLEARAHIVVEASFNPDRSTKAKYEAYEKPDWSKGYDVIIHDECSADVKDVEYVNNILAAHKAGVAAVNLHCAMHSYRVGNIRDPVTPGSPDALWFDLLGLQSTGHGPQEPIELKSVAKDHPIMKGWTDWTTIKEELYNNIKIFPTATPLVRGRQIIKQRDGSTKDAEAVVAWVNQYGKARVFSTTIGHNNETVADARYLDFVTRGLLWSCDKLNDTYLKPQPKTTAAR from the coding sequence ATGAAAACTCACCCACTCGCTTCCATCATGGCACTGGCCACGGCGCTCGCCTTCCCTGCGGCTGCGGCGGACTCCCCCAAGCCGCTTCGCGCGCTGCTCGTCCTCGGCGGTTGCTGCCACGACTACACCCGGCAGATGGAAATCTTGAAGAAGGGTCTCGAAGCCCGCGCCCACATCGTCGTCGAGGCGTCCTTCAACCCGGACCGCAGCACGAAGGCGAAATACGAGGCTTACGAAAAGCCCGATTGGTCGAAGGGCTACGACGTGATCATCCACGACGAGTGCAGCGCCGACGTGAAGGACGTGGAATACGTGAACAACATTCTCGCCGCCCACAAGGCGGGCGTCGCGGCGGTGAACCTCCACTGCGCGATGCACAGCTACCGGGTCGGGAACATCCGCGACCCGGTCACCCCCGGCAGCCCGGACGCGCTGTGGTTCGACCTCCTCGGTCTTCAATCGACCGGCCACGGCCCGCAGGAGCCCATCGAGCTCAAGTCCGTCGCGAAGGATCATCCGATCATGAAGGGCTGGACTGACTGGACCACGATCAAGGAGGAGCTCTACAACAACATCAAGATCTTCCCCACCGCCACCCCGCTTGTGCGCGGCCGGCAAATCATCAAGCAACGCGACGGCTCGACCAAGGATGCCGAGGCCGTTGTCGCGTGGGTCAATCAATACGGCAAGGCGCGTGTCTTCAGCACCACCATCGGGCACAACAACGAGACCGTGGCCGATGCGCGCTACCTCGACTTCGTCACGCGCGGCCTGCTGTGGAGTTGCGACAAGTTGAACGACACGTATCTCAAACCGCAGCCCAAGACCACCGCAGCCCGATAA